CCTTCCCGGCCACCAGATCGTGCAGGGCCGTATTCGCGTCGCTCAGACGATACTCCCGCGTAGCGAGCGTCACCTTACCGCGGTCGGCAAGCGCCATCAGTTCGACCAGGTCGGGATAGGTGCCGACCAGGTTGCCCACGATGGTCTTTTCGGTCGCGACCATCTCCATCGTGGGAATCTCGATCTTGCCGCCGTAGCCGACGACGTAGTAGTAGCCCGCGTTGGCGGTCATCTTCAGCCCCTTGGCGACCGCATCGCCTTCGCCCACGAAATCGATCACCGCCTGCGCTCCGCCGCCGCCGGTCAGTTGCTGGACCGCTTCGACCTCGTTGCCGTCGGATTTGACAACATGATCGGCGCCGCATTCGCGGGCCAGTCCAAGTGCGAGGTCCGAGCGGTCGACCACGACGATCACCGCCGGGCTGAGCGCGCGCAGGACCTGAATGCCGATATGGCCGAGGCCGCCCGCGCCGATTATCACCGCCCAATCGCCCGGCAGCAGGTTGCGCGAGGCTTTTTTGGCCGCGTGATAAGCAGTGATGCCGGCGTCAGCGTGCGGGGCGACGTCCTTGGGCGCAAGCGTCTGCGGCAGCTTGATCAACGCGCGCATGCTGGTCCTGAGCAATTCGGCGTAGCCGCCGTTGGAGTCCAGGCCCGGGAACGCTCCGCCGCCATGCATGTCGTTGCCGCGGCGCGCGGCGAGCGTCTCGCCCGTGCTGGAAAGCGGATGGCAGATGACCGGGTCGCCGCGCTTGACCATCTCGACCGCGCTGCCGACCTCCTCGATCCAGCCCGCGTTCTCGTGCCCCATGATGTAAGGGAGCTTGACGGGAATCATGCTGCGCCACAGTCCCTCGATCACGTGGAGGTCGGTGCGGCACACGCCCGCACCGCCGATCCGCACGATCACGTCGGTGGGCTTTTCGATCTTCGGCTCCGGCACTTCCCCGTAGCGCACGAAGTCGGGCCGCTTCAGAGCTTCATCGTACTCGTGCAAAACCGCAGCTTTCATGGTTGTGAACCGCCTTTCGCCGGAGTTTCCGTCGCGTCCGCGCGCGGCCAACTGCCGTTTACACCCCGCGCGCGTGCGGGGTCAACCGTGGACGCGAGGCGCTAGAGCGCCATCTCCTCGAGCGTCTTGCCGCGCGTCTCCGGCGCATAGAGCAGAATCATCACCGCGCCGAGGATCGGCCCGATCGCGCAGAGCGACGCCGCGTTGCCCAGTCCGCCCACGAACAGCGACAGGGTCCCGACGAGCACCGGGCTGATGAACCATGCGAGCTGGCCGAGCGTCTGGATAGTGCTGCTGTAGCCGGCCGCGCGAATCGCGGTGGGAAACAATTCGGCCGAGAGCGCCGCGGTCGCGGCGCGAGAGCCCTGGTAGGCGAACATCGTAGCCATGAACCCCAGCATGATCATGTGGTGATGCGAGGACTGGAACAGCATCACCATGGAAATTCCGGCGGCCAGGTAAAAGATGCTCGTCGTCAGCCGGCGCCCCACCAGGTCGAGCAGGTAGCCGCACAGCATCGTCCCCACCGTCGCCATCAGGTAGGCCGCGATCACCGCCGCACCCACCTGCGAAGAGGTCCAATGATGATCGCGCTTGGCGTAGAGGCTGAAGTAAGTAATCGTCGGACCGCCGACGAAGCCGACGGTGTTGGCGAGCATCGCGACCAGGATGAGGCGTCCGCGATAGGGCCCGCGAAAAAGCTTGATATGACCGCGCAGCGTTTCGCGCCATCCCGGATGAACCGACAGCGAAGCGCGATGGGCCTGGAAGCGCGCGGTCTCGCGCACGTACCGGCGCAGAAACGCCACCAGCAGAAGCGGCGCGATGCCCAGCAGGTACATCCCGCGCCAGCCCCACGCCGACTCCGCCACGTAGCCGTATAATTGGCCCGCGATGGCCACGCCGACGAATGCCGCCATGTGAAAGCCGGCGATCGCTCGGCCACGCAGGTCGTCCGGAAACTCCTCGCTGATAATGATGATCGCCATGCCGAACTCGCTGGCCAGGAACACCTGCGAGCAACTCTGGAACAGGGTGAAGGTGAAAAGCCCACGCGAAAGTCCGGTGAACAGGGTGAACAGGCCATAGCCCAGCACCGTCACCGAAATGACCGGCTTGCGTCCGACGCGGTCTCCACACGAGATCACCAGGAACGACATCACCGTGCCGAGTCGCACGATCGAGGCGATCACGCCGATGGCCTGGTTCCCAAGGTGAAAGGTCGTGGCGATGTCGGGCGTGCAGAGATGGAAAATCGTGATGTCGTAGCCTTCGAAAATGGTCGCCGGTATCAGCAGGCCGAGCAACTGCCACAGGTACGCGCGCGGATGGCGCGGGGCATCGTTGACTCCGTTCGCCGCCGCCATGGTCTGGCGCTGCGCCTGCGCGTCATCCATCAGATTCCTCCGCGCATATCGCCGCGCTCGCCGCCGCGCCGGTCGTCCGGCCTGCGCGAATCTTCACACTTCCGATACACGGGCCCGCAACCGTCACCGCGATCCTCACCGTTCCTCCCGCCGTTATCGCCATCGTCTCCCACGCTTGCGAGCGTTTTCATACTATCCTGTTAACGACGGCGAATCGCCTGCACCGGAGGCGCTCCGCTCCGGATCGGCCTCGCGAACTGCAGTGACGATCATCCGTTTGCCGAAGAGCAGCGCGGGCGAGAAAACCTGGCGCAGGATTTCGTCGGTCAGCTCCGGCGGCGCCACGGCGCGGCGATGCTGGCGCGCCTTGCGCGCGAACGCGCCGACCGCGGCGCGCGAGGCCAGATACATCGGCAGCGCCATTGGCGCGAGCGCGATCGAGGAGGGGCTCAGGCGATCGGTGTAAAATTCGAGCGCGCCGAACCCGGCAAGCCGCATCAGGTAGCGCAAACGGAAGTAGTCGATAAGGAAGATGTGCCCGTGATAGTAGCGGCCGGCGGAGCGCGCGCGCAGGGTCTCGACTTCATTGGCGAGCCCGCGGCGCATCGTCCGCTGCCCGGTCAGCATCGCGCTCACCCGCGCGCTCAGATGCATCACGTTGGGCGTGGTCAGCACGATCCGGCCGCCGGGCCTGAGCACGCGCGCGCACTCCCGCACAAAGCCGGCCTGGCCTTCAAAATGTTCAATACCTTCGCGCGAGAGCACGGCGTCGAAGGCGCCGGCGCAAAACGGAAGCGGCGCGTTGCAGTCCGCGCGAACCCATCGCGCGGCCGCCGCGCTCCGGGCCGGCGGGAAGAGATCAAGCGAGACGACCTGGAAGCCCATGCGCTCGAGCCGCGCCGACTCGCCGCCCGCGCCGGCCGGGATGTCGAGCAGGCGGGCGTTCGCCGTTCGATCGAACAGCTCGAAGAAATCGACTCGCGTGCGGCGCTTTTTCCCCACAAGGGTCAAGGCTTTAGCCGAGCCGATGCCTCTACGCAATCGCACCCTCGTTACGTCTCGGAGCCCAATCCGTCACGAACGATTGATACCTCCGCCCGCTAACGGAATAATCTAAGCCGAGTCCATCACATGAGCGCTTCAGCACTTACAGGCGCGTCGCCCGCCCAGCGCGCCACGCAGAGTTCCGCCGAGCCCGCGATCGAAGCGCGAAGCCTTGGCTTCAGCTACGGCGAGCGGCAGGCGCTCGCCGGGGTCGAATTCACGATCGCGCGCGGCGAAATCTTCGGCTTCCTTGGGCCCAACGGCGGCGGCAAGAGCACGCTTTTCCGGCTGCTCTCGACGCTGGTGCCGGTACAATCCGGCAGCGCGCGCATCCTGGGCTACGACCTGCGCGGCGCGACCCAGGCGCTTCGGGGCGGGATCGGCGTCGTTTTCCAGAGTCCGAGCCTCGACGGCAAGCTGACCGTGACCGAGAACCTTATCATCCACGGCAACCTGTACGGGATGCGCGGCGCGCGGCTCAAAGAGCGCGCGCAGGCGATGCTCGCGCGCTTCGACGTGAGCGATCGCGCAGGCGAACTGGCCGAAGCGCTCTCGGGCGGATTGCGCCGGCGGGTCGAGCTGGCCAAAGCGCTCCTGCACGAGCCGCAACTGCTGTTGCTCGACGAGCCGAGCACCGGCCTTGACCCCGCGGCGAGGCGGGAGTTCTTCAACCTGCTCGGGCGCCTGCGCAACAGCGACGGCGTGACGGTCGTGCTCACGACGCACTACATGGAAGAGGCCGAGCGCTGCGACCGTATCGGCATCCTCGACCAGGGCCGGCTGGTGGCGATCGCGCCGCCGGGCGAGCTCAAGCAGCGGGTCGGCGGCGACGTTATGGTGATAAACGCGGCGGAGCCCGCGGCGCTCGCGCGAAAGATCGCCGATCGATTTCAGCTGAGCGCGGCGCTGGTCGACGGCACGCTCAGGATCGAGCGTCCGCGCGGGCACGAGATGGTGGCGCGGCTGGTTGACGAATTCGGCGGCGAGATCGAATCGGTGACTTTCGGCCGGCCCACGCTGGAGGACGTTTTCGTGCATCTGACCGGCCATCGTTTCGTCGCCCGCACGCCCGAGGAGGAGGACCGCCGCTGATGGGCCGGATCGTACTGCAGGTGGGGACGCTCTGGTGGCGCGAGATAGTGCGCTTTCGCCGCCAGCGTAGCGTGATTATCGGATCCTTCGTCCAGCCGCTGATTTTCTGGGTGCTGATCGGATGGGGGTTTCGAGCCTCGTTCAAACCGAGCGGTATGCCGTCAGGAACCGATTACGTCCAGTACTTCTATCCCGGCGTGATCATGCTGGTGCTGCTGTTCACCGCGATTTTCGCCACCATCGCGACCGTCGACGACCGCCGCCAGGGATTCCTGCAGGGCGTTCTGGTGGCGCCGATCGCGCGCGACACTGTGGTCGCGGGTCAGGCGCTCGGCGGGACCACGCTCGCGCTGTTCCAGGGATGCGTGTTTCTCGCGCTGGCGCCGCTCGCCGGAATTCATCTGGGCGCCGCGGCCGTCGCCGCCTCGATTACGGTGATGACCATCATTGCGTTCGCGTTCAACTGCGTCGGTCTTCTGATCGCGTGGCGCATCGAATCGACGCGCGGCTTTCATCTGATCATGAACTCGATCCTGGTGCCGATCTGGTTCCTCTCCGGCGCCTTCTTTCCCGCCGCGGGCGCACCCGTGTGGCTGCGCTGGATCATGCGGCTGAATCCGCTGACCTACGGGATGGCGGCGCTGAGGCGCGCGCTCTACCTGGGCGCGCCGCAGACCCTGAGTGCGCTGCCGGGCGCAGGATTGTCGATCGCTGTTAGTGTGGCGTTTGCAGCGGCCGCGATGTGGCTTGCGGCGCGCGTCGCCCAGCGCAGCCAGGTCGCCGCCGTCTAAGCCGCCGCCGCGCAAAGCGCCGCGGCGCCCCCCGTCAAGCTATGGGGTCGAAGTAGGTCTCGCGGCGTCCCTCGAAATGGAACTCGCGCGCAAGCCCGATCCATTTGCGGTCGGCTCCGTGAAGTGGCTCGGGGAGCCGTTCCAACGGAAAGAAACCGGCGCTTAACGCCTCGAGCGGATTGGGCCTGAGCCCGCCGCCCTCGATACGACAGTAGAAGAGATGCGAATAGATGTGGCGGTGCGCGGAGCCGGCCTTGCGGCTGTCGATGACCGCCATCAGGCAAAGCGGGCGCACGATGAGCCCGGTTTCCTCCGCCGCCTCCTTGGCCACGTTCTCCGCCGGCGACATCCCGACCTCGCAAAACCCCGTCGGATACCACCAGCGGCCGTTGGGACGCTCGATCATCAGCACTTCGCCGACTGAATTAAACGCGATCACGCCGCATCCCGTTGCCGTGGTCACGTAGCCGTCGTAGCCGTCGCGCACTTCGGCGCGCCAGCGGCGCAGGAGATCGGCGGCCTCCTCGGGGCTCG
The genomic region above belongs to Candidatus Binataceae bacterium and contains:
- a CDS encoding MFS transporter yields the protein MDDAQAQRQTMAAANGVNDAPRHPRAYLWQLLGLLIPATIFEGYDITIFHLCTPDIATTFHLGNQAIGVIASIVRLGTVMSFLVISCGDRVGRKPVISVTVLGYGLFTLFTGLSRGLFTFTLFQSCSQVFLASEFGMAIIIISEEFPDDLRGRAIAGFHMAAFVGVAIAGQLYGYVAESAWGWRGMYLLGIAPLLLVAFLRRYVRETARFQAHRASLSVHPGWRETLRGHIKLFRGPYRGRLILVAMLANTVGFVGGPTITYFSLYAKRDHHWTSSQVGAAVIAAYLMATVGTMLCGYLLDLVGRRLTTSIFYLAAGISMVMLFQSSHHHMIMLGFMATMFAYQGSRAATAALSAELFPTAIRAAGYSSTIQTLGQLAWFISPVLVGTLSLFVGGLGNAASLCAIGPILGAVMILLYAPETRGKTLEEMAL
- a CDS encoding NAD(P)-dependent alcohol dehydrogenase, whose amino-acid sequence is MKAAVLHEYDEALKRPDFVRYGEVPEPKIEKPTDVIVRIGGAGVCRTDLHVIEGLWRSMIPVKLPYIMGHENAGWIEEVGSAVEMVKRGDPVICHPLSSTGETLAARRGNDMHGGGAFPGLDSNGGYAELLRTSMRALIKLPQTLAPKDVAPHADAGITAYHAAKKASRNLLPGDWAVIIGAGGLGHIGIQVLRALSPAVIVVVDRSDLALGLARECGADHVVKSDGNEVEAVQQLTGGGGAQAVIDFVGEGDAVAKGLKMTANAGYYYVVGYGGKIEIPTMEMVATEKTIVGNLVGTYPDLVELMALADRGKVTLATREYRLSDANTALHDLVAGKVKGRAVLIP
- a CDS encoding ABC transporter permease; this translates as MGRIVLQVGTLWWREIVRFRRQRSVIIGSFVQPLIFWVLIGWGFRASFKPSGMPSGTDYVQYFYPGVIMLVLLFTAIFATIATVDDRRQGFLQGVLVAPIARDTVVAGQALGGTTLALFQGCVFLALAPLAGIHLGAAAVAASITVMTIIAFAFNCVGLLIAWRIESTRGFHLIMNSILVPIWFLSGAFFPAAGAPVWLRWIMRLNPLTYGMAALRRALYLGAPQTLSALPGAGLSIAVSVAFAAAAMWLAARVAQRSQVAAV
- a CDS encoding class I SAM-dependent methyltransferase; amino-acid sequence: MGKKRRTRVDFFELFDRTANARLLDIPAGAGGESARLERMGFQVVSLDLFPPARSAAAARWVRADCNAPLPFCAGAFDAVLSREGIEHFEGQAGFVRECARVLRPGGRIVLTTPNVMHLSARVSAMLTGQRTMRRGLANEVETLRARSAGRYYHGHIFLIDYFRLRYLMRLAGFGALEFYTDRLSPSSIALAPMALPMYLASRAAVGAFARKARQHRRAVAPPELTDEILRQVFSPALLFGKRMIVTAVREADPERSASGAGDSPSLTG
- a CDS encoding NUDIX hydrolase N-terminal domain-containing protein, producing the protein MSTILAAIVHFVERTAAIACTGLAFNPHGFDAERYEELLREAAAMRAALDGASPEEAADLLRRWRAEVRDGYDGYVTTATGCGVIAFNSVGEVLMIERPNGRWWYPTGFCEVGMSPAENVAKEAAEETGLIVRPLCLMAVIDSRKAGSAHRHIYSHLFYCRIEGGGLRPNPLEALSAGFFPLERLPEPLHGADRKWIGLAREFHFEGRRETYFDPIA
- a CDS encoding ATP-binding cassette domain-containing protein, whose product is MSASALTGASPAQRATQSSAEPAIEARSLGFSYGERQALAGVEFTIARGEIFGFLGPNGGGKSTLFRLLSTLVPVQSGSARILGYDLRGATQALRGGIGVVFQSPSLDGKLTVTENLIIHGNLYGMRGARLKERAQAMLARFDVSDRAGELAEALSGGLRRRVELAKALLHEPQLLLLDEPSTGLDPAARREFFNLLGRLRNSDGVTVVLTTHYMEEAERCDRIGILDQGRLVAIAPPGELKQRVGGDVMVINAAEPAALARKIADRFQLSAALVDGTLRIERPRGHEMVARLVDEFGGEIESVTFGRPTLEDVFVHLTGHRFVARTPEEEDRR